In Apis mellifera strain DH4 linkage group LG3, Amel_HAv3.1, whole genome shotgun sequence, one DNA window encodes the following:
- the LOC408742 gene encoding fatty-acid amide hydrolase 2-B has product MSTKHKNQNKMKTQRQVLNAIHRLIEFIARLIYMFIAFLKGPAESQPPIKDLILLHSATTLAFKIRNRQLMSEEIVQSYIDRIREIQPVLNCMVEDRFEDALKEAKMCDEFLKSQNAPSPQILAEKKPFFGVPFTTKDCIGVANMKQTAGLTVRKNIVSKYDAEVIRLMRDAGAIPLATTNVSELAMWWETSNCLYGTTKNPYNTRHIVGGSSGGEGCIQAAAGSPLGIGSDIGGSIRIPSYFNGIFGHKPSTGIVSNDGQYPSAQSEDQKRLLAIGPMCRYAQDLSPILKILADKNADILHLNEKVDISKLKFYYMEDDGGQLLTSPVELEIKEAMRKVIRYLEKAYKVKVTKLNIRKLKKSTALWMANMSCKDEKDFTYELSNRNGHINLWWEFLKWTMFMSNHTLIALLTATFERFAVKHGSDQHTKLIQESRELYREFQDILGEDGVFLFPTHPTAAPLHHEPLVKAFNFSYTAIINVLGLPATACPLGLNKQGLPIGIQIVGGLHQDRLTIAVAEELERGFGGWVPPVIVA; this is encoded by the exons ATGTCAACTAAACACAAAAATCAGAATAAAATGAAGACTCAAAGACAAGTATTGAATGCAATTCATCGGCTAATTGAATTCATAGCCAGATTGATATACAtgtttattgcatttttaaaagGTCCTGCAGAATCTCAACCACCTATAAAggatttaatacttttacacAGTGCAACTACTTTagcttttaaaattcgaaatagacag TTAATGTCAGAAGAAATAGTACAATCTTACATAGATAGGATAAGAGAAATTCAGCCAGTGTTAAATTGTATGGTGGAGGATCGCTTTGAAGATGCTCTCAAGGAAGCAAAAATGTgtgatgaatttttgaaatctcaAAATGCTCCATCTCCTCAAATATTAGCTGAAAAGAAACCTTTCTTTGGTGTACCTTTTACtacaaaa gATTGCATTGGAGTTGCTAACATGAAACAAACAGCTGGTTTAACTGTTCGTAAGAATATTGTTTCCAAATATGATGCAGAAGTGATTAGATTAATGAGAGATGCTGGGGCTATCCCTCTAGCAACCACAAATGTATCAGAATTAGCCATGTGGTGGGAAACTTCCAATTGTTTATATGGAACTACGAAAAATCCTTATAATACTAGACATATTGTTGGTGGATCTTCTGGTGGTGAAGGTTGTATACAAGCAGCAGCTGGTTCACCATTAGGAATAGGATCGGATATTGGTGGCTCTATTCGTATACCGAGttattttaatggaattttcgGACATAAACCTTCTACAGGAATAGTTTCAAATGATGGTCAATATCCGAGTGCACAAAGTGAAGATCAAAAACGATTGCTCGCAATTGGCCCTATGTGCAGATATGCACAAGATTTATCgcctattttaaagattctggCAGATAAAAATGCggatatattacatttaaatgaaaaagtagATATCTCGAAACTCAAG ttcTATTATATGGAAGATGACGGAGGTCAACTCTTAACATCCCCAGTTGAactagaaataaaagaagcaaTGAGAAAAGTGATTCGATATCTAGAAAAAGCTTACAAAGTCAAAGTGACTAAACTCAATATTAGAAAACTGAAAAAGAGTACTGCATTATGGATGGCAAATATGAGTTGTAAAGATGAGAAAGATTTCACGTATGAATTATCAAATAGAAATggtcatataaatttatggtgggaatttttgaaatggacAATGTTTATGAGTAATCATACATTAATAGCTCTTCTTACTGCTACGTTTGAAAGATTTGCGGTGAAGCATGGAAGCGACCAACACACTAAACTGATACAAGAAAGTAGGGAACTTTATCGAGAATTTCAG gatATTTTAGGTGAAGATGGTGTATTTCTATTTCCAACACATCCAACTGCAGCGCCATTACATCATGAACCGCTGGTAAAAGCATTCAACTTTTCATACACTgctattattaatgtattggGCTTGCCTGCTACTGCTTGCCCCTTAGGTTTAAATAAACAAGGACTTCCTATCGGTATACAg atTGTTGGTGGCCTACATCAAGATCGTTTAACTATAGCTGTTGCTGAAGAGTTAGAACGAGGTTTTGGAGGCTGGGTACCTCCAGTTATCGTAgcttga
- the LOC413490 gene encoding clavesin-2 — translation MSEYCEYMWDTTRGHMSSALARSIYEEEARFDKRDKKLAIKTVRAILREMPDVDLKHCTDEYITRFLLARKYRTEQAAALIAAYQAQVAHRQDIFGNLTARDPALQRALRAGIPGVLPARDRKGRCVLVILASQWDPIAVPALSVQRAIFLVLEILIQDPRNQQSGFVAVVDWSGFSLRQGGALGAAALRNLIAALRGRFPARFKAIHFLSAPLYVQATLALVKPFLDEKTRNKIYLHGNNLSTLHEHLPTDILPAELGGTGPAFNPGLWAEPVIHSAMKEAELAAIKKEKEQAENVEQFCDKTFESGNIESHKRNEADSIKSNNGTNRENGRRFFNPFSNSTKNQTSKKTEGTNVELNLINRTNGYAERKENNRMIKEDENSYFKNKDKMLSNDNINYFDDKTEHYKDVKDNLLKSQSEKNLNEYDISNRLDSDDSKDNSLDNKSENALIDSGKIETLSEETNLIT, via the exons ATGTCTGAGTATTGTGAATACATGTGGGATACTACAAGAGGTCATATGAGTTCGGCACTTGCACGGAGTATTTATGAAGAGGAAGCTAGATTTGACAAACGTGACAAGAAACTGGCTATTAAGACTGTTCGAGCAATATTACGTGAAATGCCGGATGTAG ACTTGAAGCATTGCACGGATGAATATATTACGCGTTTCCTGTTGGCCCGGAAATATCGCACAGAACAAGCAGCTGCCCTGATAGCTGCTTATCAAGCGCAAGTAGCACATCGACAGGATATCTTCGGTAATCTCACGGCTAGAGATCCAGCTTTACAACGCGCACTTCGGGCGGGAATACCAGGTGTACTTCCTGCACGCGATAg aaaaggaAGATGCGTACTTGTTATTTTAGCTTCACAATGGGATCCAATCGCAGTACCAGCATTATCAGTCCAACGAGCTATTTTTTTAGTTCTAGAAATACTTATACAAGATCCAAGAAATCAG CAATCCGGTTTCGTGGCAGTGGTAGATTGGAGCGGATTCTCTTTACGACAGGGCGGTGCCTTAGGTGCAGCAGCATTGCGAAACCTAATAGCTGCTCTTCGGGGACGATTTCCGGCTAGATTCAAAGCTATACATTTCTTATCAGCGCCGCTTTACGTTCAAGCTACATTGGCTCTTGTAAAACCTTTCTTAGACGAAAAAACTCGAAATAAG atcTATTTACATGGAAACAATTTGAGCACTCTACATGAACACCTGCCCACTGATATTTTGCCAGCGGAACTAGGTGGCACAGGCCCTGCATTTAATCCAGGATTATGGGCTGAACCAGTTATTCATTCGGCAATGAAAGAAGCTGAACTGGCTgcgataaagaaagaaaaagaacaggCTGAAAATGTAGAGCAATTTTGCGATAAAACATTCGAGTCCGGAAACATAGAGAGTCACAAAAGAAATGAGGCAGACTCTATAAAATCGAACAATGGTACGAATAGAGAAAATGGAAGGCGATTTTTCAATCCTTTCAGTAATTCTACAAAAAATCAAACCTCAAAGAAAACCGAAGGAACTAATGTAGAACTGAATCTAATTAATCGCACTAATGGATAtgcggaaagaaaagaaaataacagaATGATAAAGGAAGATgagaattcttattttaagaataaagataaaatgttaagtaatgataatataaattattttgatgataaaaCGGAACACTATAAAGATGTAAAGGATAACTTATTAAAATCtcaatctgaaaaaaatttaaatgaatacgATATCTCAAATAGGCTTGACAGTGATGATAGTAAAGATAATTCATTGGATAACAAATCAGAGAATGCATTAATTGATTCAGGTAAAATCGAAACTCTTTCAGAAGAAACAAATCTCATAACGTAA